The following proteins come from a genomic window of Brevibacillus antibioticus:
- a CDS encoding YHYH domain-containing protein — translation MKKIISVLALILCFAFFPVQMIEAHPGRTDANGGHTCRTNCEKWGLQYGEYHYHNGGGGSSNSQVKKSAPSKPAAPAQRKILPSKTIVAVDNATVYSAPSLDSVVAATLWYGFEIKASGTQLEFISIDQGYISKTVVTSYTPITPKTVKIQGEKGYFFSTSSAESPGRGYAVRDALVQVVGEHGDWYYGSTVDANGKVLVGFVSKSIAY, via the coding sequence ATGAAAAAGATTATTTCTGTACTTGCACTCATTCTTTGCTTTGCTTTTTTCCCTGTTCAAATGATTGAGGCGCATCCAGGCAGAACAGATGCAAATGGTGGACACACCTGTAGAACAAACTGTGAAAAATGGGGATTACAGTATGGAGAATATCACTATCACAACGGTGGCGGTGGTTCTTCCAACAGCCAAGTAAAAAAATCGGCCCCTTCAAAACCAGCGGCCCCCGCACAACGGAAAATACTCCCTTCGAAAACAATTGTAGCCGTAGACAATGCTACCGTTTATTCTGCTCCATCCCTTGACTCTGTCGTTGCTGCAACCCTTTGGTATGGTTTTGAAATCAAAGCATCCGGTACACAGCTGGAGTTTATCTCCATCGATCAAGGTTACATTTCTAAAACAGTGGTCACCTCGTATACACCGATTACTCCTAAGACTGTCAAAATTCAAGGAGAGAAAGGCTACTTCTTCTCGACCTCTTCCGCAGAAAGTCCAGGCAGGGGCTACGCTGTCAGAGATGCACTTGTTCAAGTTGTCGGTGAACATGGAGATTGGTATTACGGCTCCACCGTTGATGCAAATGGGAAGGTTTTAGTTGGATTTGTTTCAAAAAGCATCGCCTATTAA
- a CDS encoding SH3 domain-containing protein, protein MLPISPYYRSLWVRNIVLGLFALGLIAVLFKLGFGYEQISLYKQAKAYYEQKNLLQAEETFSRANDMAVLSYGDDEWNSIMFQLTSIRTELEGLHLQSRSAISEKKIAEIGAVYEQYQAVKQKYQIQKDVPAVFFQQLSAHFGMDKSFSDYYLNALQTAKAQAQSNLEKGNDQDESFIETLLAIPEEYYGGKEKKRAELSTLFQDYEKTKLRKLIASAPFKEVITKTATSIRHYKQLGIETDWLVGQLEKYALTEIKEVIRSKDLSAFVDMAAAYRKIEDVLSSDSPVLDSITRYLEGKLKQAEQYIKSFEFTKARELYEQLNPLQDTATLLSDLEKLWLEYDPARLLQLRYPDRTFTDMFSGTDRWGAKLYAFGLSAADQHLYFAAKMPNDSLLYLDQSLDVDMKSAKAKIDDTLGSKDKPVIIVSASGKERTHSYTALSPNLTKESLDKRFSVQADELSVEDSEHVIMKNAVGKGEKEIALFKLEDNGLAYMEKLADLEEGSEETTGGTGSGEATSPADGSTEATDQTPPTTQKIDVFAGPGEEYEKIGQVVADGSFQVIADINGWYQIVFDGKEGWIRATESTP, encoded by the coding sequence ATGTTGCCTATCTCTCCCTATTATAGGTCCCTCTGGGTCCGTAATATTGTTCTCGGACTCTTTGCCTTAGGTTTGATCGCCGTTCTGTTCAAGCTCGGATTCGGGTACGAGCAGATTTCCTTGTATAAACAGGCAAAGGCGTATTATGAACAAAAGAACCTGCTGCAAGCCGAGGAAACCTTTTCTCGTGCGAATGATATGGCTGTCCTGTCCTACGGGGATGACGAATGGAATAGCATCATGTTCCAACTGACATCTATCCGCACTGAGCTGGAAGGGCTGCACCTGCAATCACGCTCGGCCATTTCGGAAAAGAAGATCGCAGAAATCGGTGCGGTCTATGAACAGTATCAAGCTGTTAAACAAAAATACCAGATTCAAAAGGACGTACCCGCGGTCTTTTTCCAGCAATTGTCCGCTCACTTTGGGATGGATAAGAGCTTTTCCGATTATTACCTGAATGCCTTGCAAACAGCGAAGGCTCAGGCACAATCGAATCTCGAAAAGGGAAACGACCAGGACGAATCTTTCATCGAAACACTCCTTGCCATTCCAGAAGAATATTACGGAGGCAAAGAGAAAAAGCGGGCTGAGCTCTCGACCTTGTTTCAGGACTATGAAAAAACGAAGCTACGGAAATTGATCGCTTCGGCTCCTTTTAAAGAAGTCATCACCAAAACGGCTACCAGCATACGCCATTACAAACAACTGGGTATCGAGACAGATTGGTTAGTGGGGCAGTTGGAAAAGTATGCGCTAACTGAAATAAAGGAAGTCATTCGTTCGAAGGATTTGAGTGCCTTCGTTGACATGGCAGCCGCCTATCGCAAAATCGAGGATGTGCTGTCCAGTGATTCACCTGTTCTCGATTCGATCACCCGCTATCTGGAAGGCAAGCTCAAGCAGGCAGAACAATACATCAAGTCGTTTGAGTTCACCAAAGCGCGTGAATTGTACGAACAGTTGAATCCGCTCCAGGATACGGCTACTCTCCTGTCTGATCTGGAAAAGCTCTGGTTGGAATACGATCCAGCACGCTTATTGCAATTGAGATATCCAGACAGAACGTTCACCGACATGTTCTCCGGCACAGATCGCTGGGGAGCAAAGCTTTACGCATTTGGACTCTCTGCGGCAGATCAACATCTTTACTTCGCAGCAAAAATGCCAAATGATTCGCTTCTCTATCTGGATCAGTCGCTCGATGTGGACATGAAATCGGCAAAGGCTAAGATCGACGATACACTCGGAAGTAAAGACAAGCCTGTGATTATCGTGAGTGCATCCGGCAAGGAGCGTACTCACTCCTACACGGCGCTCTCTCCAAATTTGACAAAAGAGTCACTCGATAAGCGCTTTTCGGTCCAGGCGGATGAACTCAGCGTAGAGGACTCCGAGCATGTGATCATGAAAAATGCGGTAGGCAAAGGGGAAAAAGAAATCGCTTTGTTCAAGCTCGAGGACAATGGCTTAGCTTACATGGAAAAGCTGGCTGACTTGGAGGAGGGTTCCGAGGAAACGACTGGGGGAACTGGGTCAGGAGAAGCGACTTCCCCAGCTGACGGATCAACAGAAGCGACGGATCAAACTCCCCCTACCACTCAAAAAATCGATGTTTTTGCGGGTCCTGGTGAAGAATATGAGAAGATCGGTCAGGTAGTAGCAGATGGTTCCTTCCAAGTCATCGCAGATATAAATGGCTGGTACCAGATTGTATTTGATGGAAAAGAAGGCTGGATACGCGCTACTGAATCAACGCCGTAA
- a CDS encoding class D sortase, whose product MRVLLSAGFILAGLFLLFYPQWETAVSAQKQEQLIEAFEQLSNVSEQIETTASEDTPSPQIQEPLAMLEGARGVIRIPKIDLEMMIFEGADKHSLSKGVGLIEPDKEFGVNNVGLAGHRGITHGKQFNRMDELAPNDEIEIKTKTATYQFVVVKAFVVDRTQVEVLEDQKKPLITLVTCTPVGAKDPKDRLIVQAEWKQKQTTSSQP is encoded by the coding sequence GTGCGAGTGCTGTTAAGTGCTGGGTTTATCCTGGCAGGCTTGTTCCTCCTTTTCTATCCTCAATGGGAAACGGCGGTATCTGCACAAAAGCAGGAACAGCTCATCGAAGCGTTCGAACAACTGAGCAACGTCAGCGAGCAAATAGAAACAACTGCTTCAGAAGATACACCATCTCCTCAGATACAAGAGCCGCTCGCTATGTTGGAAGGTGCCAGAGGCGTGATTCGGATTCCCAAAATTGATCTGGAAATGATGATTTTTGAAGGCGCGGACAAGCATTCCTTGAGTAAAGGTGTTGGCCTGATCGAGCCAGACAAGGAATTCGGCGTGAACAATGTTGGACTGGCTGGCCATCGCGGGATTACTCATGGTAAGCAATTCAATCGCATGGACGAACTAGCACCTAACGATGAGATTGAGATCAAGACGAAAACGGCAACCTACCAGTTCGTTGTCGTGAAAGCCTTTGTCGTAGATCGTACACAAGTAGAAGTTCTAGAGGATCAAAAGAAGCCATTGATCACCTTGGTCACATGCACCCCTGTTGGAGCGAAAGATCCGAAGGACAGACTGATCGTTCAAGCTGAATGGAAACAGAAACAGACAACTTCATCTCAGCCTTAA
- a CDS encoding vWA domain-containing protein — protein sequence MKIIRFRMLCRYVACLVLLLVSVLSVTHPGFAQTSGNNMDAVLVVDVSNSMTQSDKNKVSNEAMKMFVDMTSIQANKIGVVAYTDKIEREKALLEINSEEDKNDIKAFIDSLQKGAYTDIAVGVTEAVKIIDAGRNPNNAPIIVLLADGNNYMNKASSRTQTQSDQELQQAVKEAKDKGYPIYTIGLNADGQLNRTTLQQIAAETNGKFFETSTADKLPQILSEIFANHLKLKVVPVKSFVANGQAQEIPIPIPNGSVMEANISIMSQKAVEVKLYDPAGKEVQIPSNQIRLSKSNAYTMIKLVKPQQGDWKLQVKGVPKEKIDINLIFNYDLQLEMEPVTAKSFKAGDVVPIKATLVSNGQKIASPDLYKQMKATLIVNDKTDNKTNEVILNNTGSGFEGSFTIPADHTYEIKIKAEDTSFYRETKSLLVDASKTAGSGAGKPNTTTAPAAESKPFPWLTVLGGTVVLLLLIGAGLYALSIYRKANKGFAGQIAIEIVDEDTGEKSNPQYKKLNAFKGKVKLHQLLQLAPEFAETEKVLFLPGKNDTLILENRSSCRIEKAGRVLDASKGKELKKNDRIKISLTNVNKSLYVDYIV from the coding sequence ATGAAAATAATACGATTCAGAATGTTATGTCGATACGTGGCATGTCTTGTCCTGCTCTTGGTCAGTGTCCTCTCCGTCACTCACCCAGGTTTTGCGCAAACGAGCGGAAACAATATGGATGCTGTCCTGGTCGTGGATGTCAGCAACTCTATGACCCAAAGCGATAAGAACAAAGTCAGCAACGAAGCAATGAAAATGTTCGTCGACATGACGTCGATCCAAGCGAACAAAATCGGTGTAGTCGCCTATACCGACAAGATCGAGCGAGAAAAGGCACTGCTTGAGATTAATTCCGAAGAAGACAAAAACGATATCAAAGCCTTCATCGACAGCCTGCAAAAAGGTGCCTACACCGATATTGCTGTCGGGGTAACAGAAGCAGTAAAAATCATTGATGCGGGACGCAATCCAAACAATGCACCGATCATCGTACTGCTGGCAGACGGAAACAACTACATGAACAAAGCATCAAGCCGTACCCAAACACAGTCTGACCAAGAGCTGCAGCAAGCAGTAAAAGAGGCCAAAGACAAAGGCTATCCGATCTACACGATTGGCTTGAACGCAGATGGTCAGCTTAACCGCACGACATTACAGCAGATTGCTGCGGAGACAAATGGTAAATTTTTTGAAACGAGCACAGCGGACAAGCTCCCGCAAATCTTGAGCGAAATCTTTGCGAATCACCTGAAGCTGAAGGTTGTCCCAGTGAAAAGCTTCGTCGCAAACGGTCAGGCTCAGGAGATTCCGATCCCCATCCCGAATGGCAGCGTCATGGAAGCCAACATCTCAATCATGTCGCAAAAAGCAGTGGAAGTGAAGCTGTATGACCCAGCGGGCAAGGAAGTACAAATCCCTTCCAACCAGATCAGACTGTCGAAGTCCAATGCGTACACGATGATCAAGCTGGTTAAGCCACAGCAGGGCGATTGGAAGCTACAGGTAAAAGGTGTCCCGAAGGAAAAAATCGATATTAACCTCATCTTCAACTACGATCTGCAATTGGAGATGGAGCCAGTCACAGCCAAGAGCTTCAAGGCTGGCGATGTCGTACCGATCAAGGCTACGCTTGTTTCAAACGGGCAAAAGATAGCGAGTCCTGATCTGTACAAGCAGATGAAGGCGACACTGATCGTCAATGACAAGACGGACAATAAGACAAATGAGGTCATCCTGAACAATACGGGCAGCGGGTTCGAAGGCAGTTTCACAATCCCGGCTGACCATACGTACGAGATAAAAATCAAGGCAGAAGACACCAGCTTTTACCGGGAGACAAAGTCGCTCCTTGTCGATGCTTCTAAAACGGCAGGCTCTGGAGCGGGCAAGCCGAACACAACCACTGCTCCTGCTGCAGAATCGAAACCATTTCCATGGCTGACCGTACTAGGAGGTACCGTGGTTCTCCTCCTGTTGATCGGTGCAGGCTTGTACGCACTGTCGATCTATCGCAAGGCGAACAAGGGCTTCGCGGGCCAAATCGCCATCGAGATCGTGGATGAGGATACAGGCGAAAAGTCCAATCCGCAGTACAAGAAACTGAACGCGTTCAAAGGAAAAGTGAAGCTGCACCAGCTCTTGCAGCTCGCCCCTGAGTTTGCGGAGACAGAGAAGGTCCTCTTTTTACCAGGGAAAAACGATACGCTGATCCTCGAAAATCGTTCGAGCTGCCGAATCGAAAAGGCCGGACGTGTCCTCGATGCAAGCAAAGGCAAAGAGCTGAAGAAAAACGATCGGATCAAAATTTCGTTAACGAATGTGAACAAGTCCTTATATGTAGATTACATCGTCTAG
- a CDS encoding LysE family translocator, with the protein MFGIVHYEAFLMTAIMLNLIPGSDTMYIITRSISQGKQAGILSVLGILTGSLIHTLLAAFGLSLLLAQSIVLFNIVKILGVAYLVYLGIRMLMTKESPAFDAADSKKLKGEKIYLQAILTSVTNPKVALFFIAFLPQFVSATEAGPLPFLILGLTFTVTGGIWCSLLALFASFATQKLRNNQKFSLILNKLTGIVFIGMGLNLLRAKANP; encoded by the coding sequence ATGTTTGGAATCGTCCATTATGAAGCATTTCTGATGACCGCGATCATGTTGAACCTGATACCCGGCTCTGACACGATGTACATCATCACCCGCAGCATTTCGCAAGGAAAACAGGCAGGTATTCTTTCGGTTCTCGGCATTTTGACAGGCTCACTCATTCACACGCTCTTGGCTGCCTTCGGCTTGTCGCTCCTTTTGGCGCAATCCATCGTGCTTTTTAACATCGTCAAAATATTGGGGGTCGCCTATCTCGTCTATTTGGGCATTCGCATGCTCATGACGAAGGAATCACCAGCTTTTGACGCAGCCGATTCCAAGAAGCTCAAGGGTGAAAAAATTTATCTGCAAGCGATCCTGACAAGTGTCACGAATCCAAAGGTCGCCCTGTTTTTCATCGCCTTCCTCCCGCAATTTGTTAGCGCAACGGAAGCCGGACCACTCCCTTTCCTTATTCTTGGCCTTACTTTTACCGTTACGGGTGGCATCTGGTGCAGTCTCCTCGCCCTGTTTGCTTCCTTCGCTACGCAAAAATTGCGCAATAATCAGAAGTTCTCCCTCATTCTCAACAAGCTGACAGGGATTGTTTTTATCGGGATGGGGTTGAATCTGTTGCGGGCGAAAGCGAATCCTTAG